CTGCAGGAGCGTATTACCTCCACCAAGACCGGCTCCATCACCTCGGTGCAGGCCGTATACGTTCCGGCGGATGACTTGACCGACCCGTCTCCGGCAACCACCTTCGCCCACCTTGACGCCACCGTGGTACTGAGCCGTGACATCGCCGCCAAGGGTATCTACCCGGCGATCGACCCGCTGGACTCCACGTCCCGCCAGCTGGACCCGCTGGTGATTGGTGAAGAGCATTACGAAGCCGCTCGTGGCGTGCAGACTGTGCTGCAGCGCTACAAGGAGCTGAAGGACATCATCGCCATTCTGGGCATGGATGAACTGTCCGAGGAAGACAAGCTGACCGTACAGCGCGCCCGGAAAATCGAGCGTTACCTGTCGCAGCCGTTCTTCGTGGCCGAAGTCTTCACCGGCTCGCCGGGCAAGTACGTGTCCCTGAAAGACACCATCCGCGGCTTCCAGGGTATCCTGGGCGGTGAGTACGACCACATCCCGGAGCAGGACTTCTACATGAAGGGCTCCATCGACGAGGTGGTTGAGGCCTACAACAAGCGTCAGGGCTGATTACCCCTGCGGGAGAGAGTCAAATGCCGAACACTGTGCATTGCGACATCGTAAGCGCTGAACGCAAGCTGTTCTCCGGTGCTGTGAGAATGGTGGTGGCTGCCGGCAGTGAAGGTGATCTGGGCATTCTGCCCGGTCACGCGCCGCTGCTGACGGGCCTCAACCCCGGTCCGGTCCGCATCATCAAGGAAGGGGGCGAAGAAGAAGTCTTCTACGTCAACGGCGGTTTCCTTGAAGTGCAGCCGAAGGTGGTGACCATCCTCGCGGACAGCGCCGAACGGGCCCACGACATGGATGAAGCGGCAGCGGAAGAAGCCAAACAGCGTGCCAAAGAGGCCCTGGAAGGCAAGAACACCGATATGGATTATTCTGCGGCCTCTGCACAGCTGGCCGAGTCGGTGGCTCAGCTGCGGGCTATCCAGCAGATGAAGAAGAAATTCGGCGGCAGCAGCCGCTGATGCCCTCGCCGCCGGAACCGGATGCCGGCGCGCGGGACAAAGAAAGGGTGGCCCTGAGGCCGCCCTTTTTTTATGGTGGACGCAGTCAACAAAGGAAAGATCACATGGATCTGGCAATCGTGATTCTGGCGGCGGGCAAGGGCACGCGCATGCGCTCGGCACTGCCGAAAGTTGCCCATCCGCTGGCAGGCAAACCCATGTTGGGGCATGTGCTGGATGCCGCCCGCGCCTTGTCGCCCTCCCGCCTGTGCG
This sequence is a window from Isoalcanivorax indicus. Protein-coding genes within it:
- a CDS encoding F0F1 ATP synthase subunit epsilon, whose amino-acid sequence is MPNTVHCDIVSAERKLFSGAVRMVVAAGSEGDLGILPGHAPLLTGLNPGPVRIIKEGGEEEVFYVNGGFLEVQPKVVTILADSAERAHDMDEAAAEEAKQRAKEALEGKNTDMDYSAASAQLAESVAQLRAIQQMKKKFGGSSR